The Geotrypetes seraphini chromosome 6, aGeoSer1.1, whole genome shotgun sequence genome includes a window with the following:
- the ZNF703 gene encoding zinc finger protein 703, which produces MSLSPTRCKARTGGVDTSSGSESASCPRSAGGGRASPPAAPLPLLPPADPVRQASRLPIRVLKMLSAHGGHLLHPEYLQPLSSTPVSPIELDAKKSPLALLAQTCSQIGKPDPPPSSKLTPVTSGGLSDKDSGRSGSLKLGDAPLEDKSSFKPYSKGGGEARKDGGGGGLESKASFRVPSAACPPFPAHTPSPSSRISSPDTKRSDSPDKEPEATKGTLETTTPSCAAAAAGRSSTEPGEVAAGKVDPPALSSGHVAPVSPYKAGPSVFPLPPSGLGYHGSIVGAYATGYPTPYVPGLEHAKSSLVSNQLALAGKPPSSSPLSGASPPTFMQGLCRDPYCLSYPAASGSSCSSCVHEPAALKSSYPLVYPGHPLSSSAHPLYTYGFLLPSDPLPHICNWVAVGGPCDKRFASSEELLAHLRTHTALPGADKLLGGYPSSAASCHLHLPPTGPGSPGSLSLRSPHTLGLSRYHPYGKSHLSAASGLPVPSLPTAGPYYSPYALYGQRLTSASALGYQ; this is translated from the exons ATGAGCTTGTCTCCCACCCGATGTAAGGCGAGGACCGGCGGCGTCGACACTAGCAGCGGTTCGGAGAGCGCCTCCTGCCCGCGCTCCGCCGGCGGCGGGAGAGCCTCCCCTCCGGCCGCCCCGCTCCCCCTCTTGCCCCCAGCAGATCCCGTCCGCCAAGCCAGCCGGCTCCCCATCAGGGTGCTGAAGATGTTGAGTGCGCACGGCGGCCACCTGCTGCACCCGGAGTACCTGCAGCCCCTCTCTTCCACCCCGGTCAGCCCCATCGAG CTGGATGCCAAGAAGAGTCCCCTGGCACTGTTGGCTCAGACCTGCTCACAGATCGGCAAACCGGACCCGCCACCATCCTCCAAGCTAACGCCAGTGACTTCCGGTGGCCTCAGCGACAAGGATTCAGGCCGCTCTGGCTCACTGAAGCTGGGTGATGCTCCGCTGGAGGACAAGTCTAGTTTTAAGCCCTACTCCAAAGGCGGGGGTGAGGCACGCAAGGACGGCGGGGGCGGTGGGCTGGAGAGCAAGGCTAGCTTCCGAGTGCCCAGCGCCGCTTGCCCACCTTTCCCAGCGCATACGCCATCACCATCGAGCCGGATCTCCTCGCCTGACACTAAGAGGAGCGACAGCCCGGATAAGGAGCCCGAAGCGACCAAGGGAACCTTGGAGACGACCACACCTTCCTGCGCCGCAGCTGCTGCTGGCCGATCCAGCACGGAGCCGGGGGAAGTGGCAGCCGGCAAGGTGGATCCGCCGGCACTGAGTTCGGGCCACGTGGCACCTGTGTCACCCTACAAAGCTGGCCCATCGGTCTTCCCATTGCCACCCTCCGGCTTGGGTTATCATGGATCCATTGTGGGTGCCTATGCGACCGGATACCCAACGCCCTACGTGCCAGGGTTGGAGCATGCCAAGTCCAGCCTGGTGAGCAACCAATTGGCACTAGCTGGCAAGCCGCCCAGCTCCAGCCCACTGAGTGGAGCCTCACCACCCACCTTCATGCAAGGATTGTGCCGGGACCCATACTGCCTGAGCTACCCTGCAGCGTCCGGCTCCAGCTGCTCTAGCTGCGTTCACGAACCAGCAGCACTCAAATCTAGCTACCCACTGGTGTACCCGGGCCACCCGCTGTCCTCCTCCGCTCACCCACTTTACACCTATGGCTTCCTGCTGCCCAGCGACCCCCTGCCCCATATATGCAACTGGGTGGCAGTAGGCGGACCGTGCGACAAGCGCTTCGCCAGCTCCGAGGAACTGCTCGCCCATCTGCGGACTCATACCGCCTTGCCCGGGGCCGACAAACTGTTGGGGGGCTACCCTAGCTCAGCAGCTTCTTGCCACCTCCACCTTCCACCCACAGGTCCGGGTAGTCCTGGATCTTTGTCCTTGAGGAGTCCGCACACTTTGGGACTAAGCAGATACCACCCTTACGGCAAAAGCCACCTGAGTGCAGCCAGTGGCCTTCCTGTGCCCTCCTTGCCCACAGCAGGACCTTACTACTCACCATATGCACTATATGGACAAAGGCTAACCTCGGCTTCAGCGCTTGGATACCAGTAA